A single region of the Buteo buteo chromosome 18, bButBut1.hap1.1, whole genome shotgun sequence genome encodes:
- the SLN gene encoding sarcolipin produces the protein MERSTQELFLNFMIVLITVLLMWLLVKSYQE, from the coding sequence ATGGAGCGATCCACACAAGAACTTTTCCTCAACTTCATGATTGTTCTGATTACTGTATTGCTCATGTGGCTCCTTGTGAAGTCTTATCAGGAGTAA